The following proteins come from a genomic window of Lycium ferocissimum isolate CSIRO_LF1 chromosome 4, AGI_CSIRO_Lferr_CH_V1, whole genome shotgun sequence:
- the LOC132053371 gene encoding uncharacterized protein LOC132053371 isoform X1, which produces MAGRQLDFPKTSTCNLKEQLVRRTLQNVRSQGHTYIELREDGKRLVFFCTLCHSPCYSDSVLFNHLKGSLHTEMVAAAKATLLKPNPWPFNDGVLFFYDSEQDKHSPIENAGKSKLVDTCLVDESSLAIVEYDGNSRPNGGARDYGLMDSEFTDNGESDNLVIPGVLCKDEVTDLEVKLIGIGQIAVRLTVHDIDSKRIRRIWCEWLAQKDADDIDAFEVPDHEFAVVTFPYNYNLGRKALLDERFLLPSSPYSESEEISVAGKRKRKSFSDPEDISESMSNHCDSSGEETQSTNSSNMKLILGTCDDQQVSSRIITSKTMRRELRKRQRVASERMCDICQQKMLPGKDVAALLSRKTGKLVCSSRNLTGAFHVFHVSCLIHWILLCELETYDKPVEEPKVETKRRSKRKTGAKRSAKGKKDEIKAARKINSVFCPECQGTGISIEGDELEKPTVSLSEMFRYKIKLSDARKAWMKNPEVLQNCSTGFDLPPEHDLLFQEYVSPLKLLPFYRANVSS; this is translated from the exons ATGGCGGGTAGGCAACTAGATTTCCCTAAGACGAGTACTTGTAACTTGAAAGAGCAGTTAGTGAGGAGAACTTTGCAAAATGTGAGGTCTCAAGGGCACACGTATATTGAGCTTAGAGAGGATGGGAAGAGATTAGTCTTTTTCTGCACGCTATGTCATTCTCCGTGTTATAGCGATTCGGTTCTTTTTAATCATTTGAAAGGTAGTCTCCATACGGAAATGGTTGCTGCTGCGAAAGCCACGTTGTTGAAACCTAATCCTTGGCCTTTCAACGATGGGgtacttttcttttatgattcggAGCAAGATAAACACTCACCTATTGAGAATGCTGGAAAAAGCAAGCTGGTGGACACTTGTCTTGTAGATGAAAGTAGTCTTGCTATTGTTGAATATGATGGCAACTCGAGACCTAATGGGGGTGCACGTGACTACGGCCTGATGGATAGTGAGTTTACTGATAATGGAGAGAGTGATAACTTGGTTATTCCGGGTGTGTTGTGTAAAGATGAAGTAACTGATCTTGAAGTGAAGCTTATTGGTATTGGACAAATCGCAGTACGGCTTACTGTACATGACATTGACTCGAAAAGAATTCGTAGGATATGGTGTGAATGGTTGGCTCAGAAGGATGCTGATGATATCGATGCGTTTGAGGTTCCAGATCATGAGTTCGCGGTTGTTACATTTCCTTATAACTATAATTTGGGTAGAAAGGCGTTACTTGATGAGAGATTTTTGCTCCCGTCCAGTCCTTATTCAGAATCAGAGGAAATCAGTGTTGCTGGAAAGAGGAAGAGAAAGTCATTTTCGGATCCCGAGGATATAAGTGAGTCTATGAGTAATCATTGTGATTCTTCTGGTGAAGAAACTCAATCAACAAATAGTTCAAATATGAAACTGATACTGGGCACATGTGATGATCAACAAGTGAGTTCAAGAATTATTACCAGTAAAACTATGAGGAGAGAGTTGAGGAAACGACAGCGAGTAGCTTCTGAGAGAATGTGTGATATCTGCCAACAGAAAATGCTTCCTGGTAAGGATGTGGCAGCTCTCCTGAGCAGGAAAACTGGAAAACTTGTGTGCAGCAGTAGAAATTTGACAGGG GCGTTTCATGTGTTTCACGTGTCGTGTCTCATTCATTGGATACTTCTCTGTGAATTGGAAACTTATGATAAACCCGTCGAGGAACCAAAAGTGGAAACAAAACGAAGATCTAAGAGGAAGACTGGAGCCAAACGCAGTGCAAAAGGGAAGAAAGATGAGATAAAAGCAGCGAGGAAGATAAACTCAGTGTTCTGTCCAGAATGCCAGGGCACCGGTATTAGCATTGAGGGAGATGAGCTAGAGAAGCCTACTGTCTCACTTTCCGAG ATGTTCAGGTACAAAATTAAACTCAGTGATGCACGTAAAGCATGGATGAAGAATCCTGAGGTGTTGCAAAACTGCTCAACGGGCTTCGATTTGCCCCCTGAGCATGATCTTCTTTTCCAG GAATATGTATCACCACTCAAGTTGCTGCCCTTCTATCGTGCTAATGTTTCGAGCTGA
- the LOC132053373 gene encoding E3 ubiquitin-protein ligase RMA1H1-like, producing the protein MFDDEREDYLSSGGFECNICLDLVRDPVVTLCGHLYCWPCIYKWIHLQSSPSENPDQLSPQCPVCKAEVSQRTLVPLYARGQATKPSENDVPSEGIVIPQRPPTPRCGVHTPIATTDSHPSQQNPRSHQSHSTSSYMAPPMLSVGGTTTNVLHPMAYARVSRNSSPTLYTYPINSYHRAGSGSLRMRRQQLHADKSLGILYFFLFCCVVICLILL; encoded by the coding sequence ATGTTTGATGATGAGCGTGAAGACTATCTCTCCAGTGGTGGTTTTGAGTGTAACATTTGCCTGGATCTTGTGCGTGATCCGGTGGTTACCTTGTGTGGTCACCTATACTGCTGGCCTTGCATCTACAAGTGGATTCACTTACAGAGCAGCCCTTCCGAAAATCCAGATCAACTGAGCCCACAATGTCCTGTTTGCAAGGCCGAAGTTTCACAAAGAACCTTGGTTCCACTCTATGCCCGCGGCCAAGCTACAAAACCATCTGAAAACGACGTTCCAAGTGAGGGTATAGTCATACCACAAAGGCCTCCAACTCCAAGATGTGGGGTCCACACGCCGATAGCAACTACTGATTCACATCCATCCCAACAGAACCCTCGATCACATCAGTCTCATTCTACCAGCAGCTACATGGCCCCACCAATGCTCAGCGTTGGTGGCACGACGACAAATGTGTTACATCCCATGGCTTATGCACGGGTTTCTAGAAATTCATCACCGACGTTGTATACATATCCAATTAACTCATATCACCGGGCAGGCAGCGGTAGTTTGAGAATGAGAAGGCAACAATTACATGCTGATAAATCACTTGgcatattatatttttttctcttctgtTGCGTAGTGATATGTCTTATCTTGTTGTGA
- the LOC132053371 gene encoding uncharacterized protein LOC132053371 isoform X2, whose amino-acid sequence MAGRQLDFPKTSTCNLKEQLVRRTLQNVRSQGHTYIELREDGKRLVFFCTLCHSPCYSDSVLFNHLKGSLHTEMVAAAKATLLKPNPWPFNDGVLFFYDSEQDKHSPIENAGKSKLVDTCLVDESSLAIVEYDGNSRPNGGARDYGLMDSEFTDNGESDNLVIPGVLCKDEVTDLEVKLIGIGQIAVRLTVHDIDSKRIRRIWCEWLAQKDADDIDAFEVPDHEFAVVTFPYNYNLGRKALLDERFLLPSSPYSESEEISVAGKRKRKSFSDPEDISESMSNHCDSSGEETQSTNSSNMKLILGTCDDQQVSSRIITSKTMRRELRKRQRVASERMCDICQQKMLPGKDVAALLSRKTGKLVCSSRNLTGVNTALSFWSFPYDICSYILMHCKVTWFCSYQYYYHYASIIFFNFTTTVFRTLVTFTIFAVVSYFDHLYYFCW is encoded by the exons ATGGCGGGTAGGCAACTAGATTTCCCTAAGACGAGTACTTGTAACTTGAAAGAGCAGTTAGTGAGGAGAACTTTGCAAAATGTGAGGTCTCAAGGGCACACGTATATTGAGCTTAGAGAGGATGGGAAGAGATTAGTCTTTTTCTGCACGCTATGTCATTCTCCGTGTTATAGCGATTCGGTTCTTTTTAATCATTTGAAAGGTAGTCTCCATACGGAAATGGTTGCTGCTGCGAAAGCCACGTTGTTGAAACCTAATCCTTGGCCTTTCAACGATGGGgtacttttcttttatgattcggAGCAAGATAAACACTCACCTATTGAGAATGCTGGAAAAAGCAAGCTGGTGGACACTTGTCTTGTAGATGAAAGTAGTCTTGCTATTGTTGAATATGATGGCAACTCGAGACCTAATGGGGGTGCACGTGACTACGGCCTGATGGATAGTGAGTTTACTGATAATGGAGAGAGTGATAACTTGGTTATTCCGGGTGTGTTGTGTAAAGATGAAGTAACTGATCTTGAAGTGAAGCTTATTGGTATTGGACAAATCGCAGTACGGCTTACTGTACATGACATTGACTCGAAAAGAATTCGTAGGATATGGTGTGAATGGTTGGCTCAGAAGGATGCTGATGATATCGATGCGTTTGAGGTTCCAGATCATGAGTTCGCGGTTGTTACATTTCCTTATAACTATAATTTGGGTAGAAAGGCGTTACTTGATGAGAGATTTTTGCTCCCGTCCAGTCCTTATTCAGAATCAGAGGAAATCAGTGTTGCTGGAAAGAGGAAGAGAAAGTCATTTTCGGATCCCGAGGATATAAGTGAGTCTATGAGTAATCATTGTGATTCTTCTGGTGAAGAAACTCAATCAACAAATAGTTCAAATATGAAACTGATACTGGGCACATGTGATGATCAACAAGTGAGTTCAAGAATTATTACCAGTAAAACTATGAGGAGAGAGTTGAGGAAACGACAGCGAGTAGCTTCTGAGAGAATGTGTGATATCTGCCAACAGAAAATGCTTCCTGGTAAGGATGTGGCAGCTCTCCTGAGCAGGAAAACTGGAAAACTTGTGTGCAGCAGTAGAAATTTGACAGGGGTAAACACTGCTCTGTCTTTTTGGTCTTTTCCATATGATATTTGTTCATATATACTCATGCATTGT aaggtaacatgGTTCTGCTCTTACCAATATTATTACCATTATGCTAGCATTATCTTCTTCAATTTTACTACTACTGTGTTTCGTACTTTAGTTACCTTTACTATTTTTGCTGTTGTTTCTTACTTTGATCATCTTTACTATTTTTGCTGGTAG